The following is a genomic window from Miscanthus floridulus cultivar M001 chromosome 14, ASM1932011v1, whole genome shotgun sequence.
TTTGGCATCAGGCCTTTGCACCTCTAGACCTCGCTCGCTGAATTGGTGTTCCCGTAACAGCAACACCAAGGCAGATCACAAAGTTATCTATGCACTGCAAAATATCTGTGGATTGATCTTTGTTTATTTTTGAACAATCTGATATAGGCAGGCAAGAAAAAGAATGATAATTTCTCACTGAAGTTAAACCTTGAAAAAGAGAGATTTCTCACTTAACTTGCCCTGAATTATTGTAATTTATTGCCATGGCTTACATTTGTAAACTTTAGAGGATGAGTCAATGGTTGACATTGATACACTGATGCTTGATGCAGAGCACAATCAGCTGCCATGTTATTGagcttaatataatgatattgtAACTAAGGTAATTTTTTATGTCTCGGCATGGCCATGTTGAGTTCAGGTTATAAATATGAAGCTCAGATAATTTTACTGgtaaaaatagaaagatgacaaGCAGTTCAGTTTTCAGGTTATACATATAAAGCTCAGATAATTTACTGACAAAAATAGATAGATGACAACCCGTTCAGTTTTATGAGAATGTGACAATTCATAGACattgttttcttaaaaaaaattatggtCCTCTAGCTTCAATTGGATTAGTGATGATGTAAAAAAAGGTAAAAACCAACTATGTCTCTCCGTCACATGTTTTCTTAAAAAAACACAGTGAATAGTCAACAAAAATATGGTGGAGCATTGCTTATTTGTTAATTATCTGAGTCGACAAAAATTTGGAaaggtctatatagtagagtCGGTGAGCTTATGAAAAAagaaaatgcatattaaattacGCTAACTTttgtttaaaaaaataatattgcCCCATGGAAGGACTCTACAGTTCTTCAAGGCAGGCAGAGAAGCATTGTGAAGTTCTTTTGACAATCCTTAGCCAACCAATTTGGTAGCAAACATCTATAATTGATCACCAAAGTGTACTTGTAATGCATGATGTCATGCACAGTAGGCTAGGCCTTACGGCCCGGGTCGGTAGTATGAGAGGCCTATCAGGGTTAGGGTTGGAGATAAGATTAGCCATCTTGCTTAGGAGTCAAGTAAGCCTCCCTATATAAGGAGAGGGGATGTATCAATCAAGGCAAGCAAGAATAATATCAATCTATTAGGGGCAGTTGCCCTTCTATCCCTGCCCCTGCCCTTGTCATCTGGCTGCCCATGGGACGGGTCGGTAGTATGAGAGGCCCATTAGGGTTAGTCGACTGCCCATGACACGCGATGAGACTCTACTGTGCTTTTCTGCCATTTTGAGGATGTAAAATATCCATAGCCGGTCTATGGAAAATGTGAGTATACAGAGGATTGCATGGTTATTGAGAAGTCTAACAAAGATCGATCACTAAGTTTAGTAGAACTCTTAGTGCAAATCAGTCAAAATATTTCAAGTTCTCGTTTCTCTGAAACATCTACATGAGTGAAGTGTTTGATGCCAAATAGCACCTAGCACTCTAGCAGCACATCAATATTCAATACCAAGGATTTTGTGATGGAATTAGAAATGAGTTACTCAAAATTATTTCTATGGGTAGTGATAACTGGAGACTAAGCTTACCATCCTGCATTTCAGTCTTCACAATTTCAAAGATGTTATCATGTCATTGCATGACTGCCATGGCCTTGTAGCTTGCGTTCAAGCTCCAACTCCTTGTCTCTTACCTCTAGCTCCAAACATCTATTCTCAATCTTCATTTGTTCATTTTCCAACCTCATCTTCTCTAGCTCTCTGTCCTTCTTCTTACTAAATATCTCCCACTTGAGACGTTGCTTTGCAAGCTCCAATGCCTCAACTTCAATTTCCATGCGCTGTTTCTCAATCTCCGCAGACTGTGTAGCCAAGTCTTTGTGCACCAAAGCCAAGTTAGTTCCATCTGGAAAAGCTTTGTTGATGTCCACTGTAATGCTATGGGGGTCAGATCTCCTGCTACAGTCATGTGAGCTGGAAGAGTTGCCGAAACCTGCATCCTCCATATCCGCAGCCATGTACCGCATTCTTTTATGCATGGGTAGGGTCCCCTTATTGACATGCACCATGGGATGCTCATCATCATTCTCTTCCTCATAATCAGTATCTGCactttgatcatcttcatcagcaCCGCCACTTGCTCTCTTCCTTGCATCATGCTCATCTTTACACTTAAGAGCAAGCTGCAATGAACGCTGAAGTGCAGGATCTTCAGGTAAACTGATCCGATTATTGTTGTGATAGGAGCACATCTCTTCATAGAACAAGTGCTTAGAGCTCAATATCTTCCTCGCATCATCTTTCATCTTATCTGAGAGATTAGTCATGCCATCCAGAAGTTCTGGATTCGCCACAACTCTGCAAGTAGTACCCCGACCAAGGATATCTGTAAGCCTTTTATACCTCTTATTGAGGTCATTGAACTTATCCTCACACTGCTGCGGCGACACGAGGCAGCCTCGCTCGCCCATGACTTTCGATATGGCCTTCCACTTCCCTTTCTTCTGCATCATCGCACAGCTTCTCCTACCACCTCCTGAATCAGCTCCTGGATCCTCCCCGGTGTAGGATGCTGCAGTAATTAAAAGCCTAACCATCGAATCAGTCCACTTCATCCGATGCCATGCAGAACCCTTCTTTCCCTTGCCCGTCTGGCTATCAGTGGCATCCTCATGCACACCATGCTCCTCATCATCACTCAAGTTATTCTTCGCGTGCTgctggtgatggtgatggtggtgactgACCTTGCTGTGCTCTCCAAATTGGAACTCAGGCAGCTGATCCGAATCTGTAACCTGGTTCAGACAAATGGGGAAATTGCTGGGCATCTGAGAGTGGTTGAAAGCCTGGTTTCCAGAGCTTGGCGCAGGCATTTGCATATGGCTGTGATGATGCAAGTCCAAATTACCGTAAGGTGTTCCTTGCATCAAGCTTCCAGACGGTGTGTTATTTCCTTCCATTGTGCCAAAAAGGATAACACAGTCATGAATACTCCCTCGAAAAGATCATGCGGTCATTAATACTCCCTCAAAAGGGTCATGCAGCCATTAATACTCCCTTTTAATACGACCATGTAGTACAAGCAAACAGAGATTGGTGCGAGCACTCCTTATTTGTTTTCCAGCCCCACCTGAAGAAAATCGTCGAGACTTGAGACAGTGTTGAGCAGACTGCACATATGAGATATGACTAAGTGAGCACTCCAACAAgatcacaaattactctcaagaATCCAGAGAATCATTCTGATCAAAATCATTCAATTATGCTTCGAGACTCTAATGAATCGCCGTTAAATTAGTACCCTATCAGAGGCAAAAGCAATGCACTCGCAGCACAACCCCGTCTCTAGTACGTCAATCTACACACACCGTGGGCTCACTCCTAATCAGTCAAATACTACCGGCGGCGCAATAACAATACATATATGTacttgtaattagatcagatccgaatgcAGATAGCTTACATTAGGGTTTGGGGTGCTAGGTTTGGCGCCGCTCGAGTCCACGCCCGAACGTCGGACCGGACCTCCACTCCAGTACAACAACTAGGgaggaacggcggcggcggcgacggcggcggctgtgggCGAAAGAGCGGAGGATCCGGCGGCTTTGGGTCGGCGGTGGGCTTGCGTAGTTGCGTGCTCGTACGGGAGTGTGCGGCCGGCAGGCCAATCGCAGCCGCGCTTCGTCCGCACCCCACCCCAGTATCCCAATTCCAACAACCGTGCCACCAGCTCCAGGTCACGGACTCGCGGGGAATGGGTAATCTTATTTTTTAATCGCGCAAGTGTGCAGCTAGCTGGTTTGTACTTAGAAGCTTTTCATAAATAAAACTAGCTGGTTTGTATTGGATCTTCAGGCGAGTTTTGTCTACACATGCTCCCTCTGTACTGCAGTATAGCAGTGCATTCTAGGAATTTTAAGATgaattaagagagaacataaaagacacatgtatctttattttattttctaatcaaACGTTATCATCAACATAATTgatggtgattggttgataaacAGAAAGTATTTATTGCAAAATTAGTTTTTATcctctagaatgcattatatttgaagacaaattttgaatgctagaatgcACTATACTACAGGATGAAGAGAGTACGCCACTTGTTTCAGGTAAGCTACATATACCACCACTTGTTTTTGGTTCGGATGGTAATTGGCTCAACTCTTAACACTGCGGGCCTGGTTGGTGACCAAAACTTGTCGGACTGTGGTTGCCAAAGAAAGTGTGGCGACTAAAATCAAAGCCGCACTTGTGGCAAGGTTTGGTACGAAAATGAATCTATAACATGTGAGGCAAAGTGCTAAGAGAGTGTGGCGTGCCATAAGTATGGCAGTGAACCAAACAGCTGCTGAAGCAACTGTGGCGCGGCAAACCTTTGGCGTGGCAGGTTTTAGTCACCAACAAAACTCTACAAGCTTTAAATCCCTCTCAAAAAAATCTTTATTTCTATAAAAAAAAATACCGCGAGAAGCTTGTACACAAATTTAGAGACGAGAGGGCTAATGTGAATCACATAACCCGTTTGCCGCAACAACAGATAGGATGATACATAAATGAAATTTTCAAAGGCAATGGCAACTGAAGTGTCGCCACATGAACTAACCTAACACTGAATTAAGGTACGTTTGCCAGATCGTTGTTTTGATTTCAGCCTTTCATCTACTATTGAATATCTTCACCATACGAACTGTCAAACATCCCCAGCGCTTGAAAGTTCGAATGGAATTGGCAAATGCCTTGGCAGcgtaagagcatctctaagagtttttCTAAAATTTATTAATCTCTAAATTATTATTTGAAATGTCATTTGAGTAAAAATCACTTTTTATGTTTTTTTAACCTCTagcagtttttctatatctttgtGCTTATTCTATAGAACCATCATCGCTCTCTATCTTTGGCTATCGAGAAACCGGAAAGAGAGAATATCTATATTTGGAGATCCAATTAGAAAAGTTATTGGAAAATATTTTTCATCAAAATATCTATTTTTATAAATTATAAGATAGATATAAAAACTCTTAGAGTCGACTATGTTACGGTAATCCTTTTCTTTATTCTTATTAGTAATAAATAAAGTTTGCATTTTCAAGTGAAGCACTCAAGCCAGTCCTATAAAGAGCATAGacttgtgtctatatatatacatCAGAATACCAGAAAAAAAAACTCGAGGCTATATcatcatctcaaattaattatgtCTTTTGCTCTCCTCTGATCACCGATTCCCTCTCAAGACCCAACAGTGCAGTCTGGCCATCCTTTGCATGGTTAACTACACAGGGCAAAGTTGGATTATGCTACAACCACTCACCAATGCTCTGGTAGTGGTACCCAAAAATAAGTCAGCTGAACATCTGCAGCAAGATAATCTGTTAACTTTTTTTTATAACTGATAATCTGTTAACATTGTTCTTTCTACCATGAACAGCAGGACTGCTAAGATTACAATTTCGGATCACCAGTAGTCATTGCAAGAACATGACCCCGTCTTGAAATGGTGGAACCTATTCAGATCCCTGACCACGAACTCCCTCTCAACAATGCCGCTGATGAGCTTGAACACCTCATGGCAATCACTGCACATCCTCAGGTTCTTCATCACCCTGATTGTCATCCCCTTTGGGACAACTAGCAAACCGAACGCTAGAGCCAGAATCTCACTATGCACTCCAACCATCACACCTTTCCcttcctcctcatcatcttcatgcGCATCAGATACTCTAGCACTCCCTAATCTCCCTCTGTAACCTCTCCCCCTCATCTTACTCTCCAATTCATCTAGCAACATCAGAACTTCACCTGCCCACGCGCCAGCGCATGATATCGCGCCAGCGTAGAACACATAGGGGGTATCCTTTACTTCAATCCAGCTGCACCCGGGATCCTTCCGTATGCCGCGCAGCCTCATGCTTGATCGCACGGCAGCAGCGTTATCGATCTGACCGGCTGAAACATATGCATTTGACATCACTACCAGCCCACCTGCTACATCCTGCTGGTTATTGAACTCAGACACCCTCTGGCCAGCCATGGTTGCTAGGTCTAGGCTCTTATGTGTCCGGCAAGCTGACAGCAGCGAATTCCACAGCAAGAGGGCATCGTAGCCTTCAAGCTGTGCCTCCTTGGCCAGCTCAAATGCCGCCTCGAGCCGCCCTGCCCGGCCGAGCATGTCAACCGCAGATGTGTAGTGGCTGGGGCATGGAGCAACGCGGTATTTGCTCTGCATAGAGCGGAGGAGCTGAAGGCCGGTGTCAACAAGACCAGAATGGCTGCAAGCATGCATGACACCAAGCAGAGTGACATCATTTGGCTGCACACCTTGATCTACCATCTCGTCGAACAAAGTAAGCGCGCATCTCCAGCGGCCATACTTTGCTGCAGCGACAATGATGGAGGTGTAAGTGACGACGGATGGCTGTTCGATCCTGTCAAACACCTTTCTTGAATACTCGTAACACCCGCACTTGGAGTACATGTCAACCAGAGCCACTGAAATCACATCATTGTTTCCGTACCCAAGCCGAAGGACAGCGCCATGGACGCACCTGCCGATGCCCAGACGCGCCATGCCTGCACACGAGCTCACGACGGTCGCCAGCATGAAGTGGTTGGGCgccaccccgccgccgccacgcgtCCTGAGCTCAGCGAAGAGCCGGATCGCCTCGTTCCCGAGCGCGTTCTGCGCGTACACGGCCAGCATGGCGCCCCACGACACGGCGTTCCTCGCTGGCGCGGCCATGGCGTCAAACACCGCGCGCGCGTCCTCGACGCCGCCGGCCTTGCCGtacatgtcgaggagcgcggtggCGACGACGGCGTCGCGCGCGCACCCGGCGACCTCCGCCTGGGCGTGCACCTGCCTGCCGAGCCCCGCGTCCGCGAGGCGCGCGCACGCGCACGCGGCCGTCGAGAAGGTGACCGCGTTAGGCCGCACGCCACTGGACCCCATGGCGCGGAGGAGGGACATGGCGTCAcggggccgggcggcggcggcgtaccCGGACATGAGCGTCGTCCAGGAAACGACGTTCCGGTCCCGCATTCCGTCGAACATGTCGCGGGCGCGGCCCATCGCGCCGCAGCGGCAGTAGGCAGCGAGGAGATGGTTGCAGGAGGCGAGGGGGGACGCGATGCCGGTCTTGACGAGCTTGGCGTGCGTGGCGGAGACGGAGGCGAGGTCGGAGGCGCCGCGCAGGAGGTGGATCAGCACCGGCTTGAGTGTGGCTGCTGGGGACGAGGGCGGTGCCATGGGGAGCTGGGGACGCGTTGTCATGGCCGCAGGGGCCgacccaccaccaccactagagcTGGGTGGGGTGGCCGCGCCAGGTAACCCGCGGCGCTAGACCCCCCTAGCCCCCGGCGGCCCGGCCCTCGGCCCTCGGGTTCAGGTGCCGACGCGGACGTGCCGTGCGAAGGAGAGAGAAGCGTCCACGGCGCCGCGCCCAAGCGGAGGTCACCGGGCGCGCGCGCGATGCCGTCGTCGTCACCTGTTTTAGTCATTGGGCCGAGTAAAACTGCTGGCCCAGAACAACTGGGCCTGGCCTGTTTGGTACGCTGGCGCAGTGGCTCTGGATCTGGAATTCTGGATGGCCCTGCCATGCCCGACGCCAACTTTCTTTTGTTTCTCATTGTTTTTCTTTCGGCAGGTtggtctttctttttcttttgatttGATATGATAATGTATATTGGACTTTTATTAGGGTAAAAACATATTGTGATTTTATTTTTGTTATTGTTTATGTATTTCAGCTGGATCTGCCACCTCAGCTTAACTTAACCTTGAGTTTGCCTACAATTAGAGATGGCAATAGGGGGATGCGTTCAACTTAATCTTCACGGGGATTGAAACAAGAAAAAGTTAGGTCCCATCGGGTTTGCGGAAATGGGGGATGGGGCCTACCCCATGTACCGAACTCGCTCTTACTCTAAACTAGGCTCTTGACCTACTAAAATTCTACCAAAATACTCAACACATAACCTTGTATAAATAGCAACAGGAACGGGGACAAGAGCTACCCCCAAAGAGAAATTCCTCATTGACATCCCTACCTCTGATCCAGACTGACCTCACGTCTCCCATTGGAGGAGAAAGCAAATACGGTTCGCTTTATCAGCCACACAACGCCGATTGGACAAAAGATAGCGAGCCAAGCCACACAGACACAGGCATCACATGAACAAGGACAGGCTACGTATTCTCTCTTAGTTCAAGCACGACATATCCTGATATCCATACATCCCACTCGCTGGCTACGTATTCTCTCTCTATTTATATAAAGTTCAAGCATGAACCATTCCACACATATCCACACATCCCACTCGCTTTGTGGTGTGCAACTTCGAGCAAACCTGCACCACAAATCTCAAACACGAGAGCAACCAGTGCCACACTGCCACTTGAACATATACCATCCACAAAAAGCAGTCGGAAAAGAACACACGAAAAGAAGAGCTGAAAATGACTCGTCACAAATTCAGAATTCACATGAACTAGAAAAGAGAGGCAACTCCTACAACTACATATATAAGCAAAGATCTAAGGCTACACTGCTACAGATCTGAACAAAGTCACAAACCCAAAGGGCATCACATGAAGCAATCAATGGTTGCACATGAAAAAGTTACAGCCAGCAATGAccccctcctcccctcctcttcACAAAGCAACACCCCATGTTCTGCAAGTACAGAAACATGCTCCTGCCTTTGATGCATTGAAAAAAGCACTGGTGCCAACATGACACGTTTTCGGTACCACCAGATGAACCAAACCAGCAGAATGCGCATTCAGGAATCACTGCTGCCAACACGCCATGTTCTGGCCTTCTGGGTACCAGAACCAAAGCAGCAGAATGTGGAATCAGAAACCATTAGCTGTTTCTGGCAACACTGGTTACGACAGCAAATAGCCAAACTGGCAGATCAGACAATGATAGAAATCATTACAATGCGTCCAGCCGTCCAAGACGCTCAACAGATGTAACAAGACGCCACTAATGGGTCTATTCTTTGAGTGACAGGATCAACAAGGGCGCTGTTATGATTACAACTCCAAAACTCACATAAAGATTACGGAAGAAATCATGAATTAACTGGACAATGTCAATAGATCACATCCCAGAATGAATGTACAATAGAAAAGATAATGGGTTCACCTGAAAACTATATTACAGAACATgctagtagatagttcaatactCTTTAACACTGGCACCAACTTGCCATCACAGCCGAACTCCAAAACACAATGTATGAATCAATAACTGGTCGACAATAGCAGCCACTTAACATATTAAGAGTCTTAAAAGTACATGGTTTTGACGCAACCAATAAATCCAACAATATCGCTCAATGGAACCCCAGCAATCTCAAATGCTAGGCCTCGACAAAAGAACAGCCCCAATAAAGTAGACAGACAATGAATCCAGGGCTTAGAAGCATTTCCGGTGAACAATTGCTGGGCCTGACTCATCATACTCACCCTTTGAGATCCACATCTGCCAATATAAACATCGAATCATACTGTTAGTATACCGACATAAAAAAGGCCTAGCGCAACATAGGAAAACTTGGTATTTGAGCAAGAAGTGTACTATTGACCTGTTGGAAGGTGCTAAGGGAGGCAAGGATGGACCCTCCAATCCAGACACTGTATTTCCTCTCAGGCGGTGCCACAACCTTGATCTTCATACTGCTTGGTGCAAGGGCAGTGATCT
Proteins encoded in this region:
- the LOC136504798 gene encoding uncharacterized protein is translated as MEGNNTPSGSLMQGTPYGNLDLHHHSHMQMPAPSSGNQAFNHSQMPSNFPICLNQVTDSDQLPEFQFGEHSKVSHHHHHHQQHAKNNLSDDEEHGVHEDATDSQTGKGKKGSAWHRMKWTDSMVRLLITAASYTGEDPGADSGGGRRSCAMMQKKGKWKAISKVMGERGCLVSPQQCEDKFNDLNKRYKRLTDILGRGTTCRVVANPELLDGMTNLSDKMKDDARKILSSKHLFYEEMCSYHNNNRISLPEDPALQRSLQLALKCKDEHDARKRASGGADEDDQSADTDYEEENDDEHPMVHVNKGTLPMHKRMRYMAADMEDAGFGNSSSSHDCSRRSDPHSITVDINKAFPDGTNLALVHKDLATQSAEIEKQRMEIEVEALELAKQRLKWEIFSKKKDRELEKMRLENEQMKIENRCLELEVRDKELELERKLQGHGSHAMT
- the LOC136505995 gene encoding pentatricopeptide repeat-containing protein At4g15720-like — its product is MTTRPQLPMAPPSSPAATLKPVLIHLLRGASDLASVSATHAKLVKTGIASPLASCNHLLAAYCRCGAMGRARDMFDGMRDRNVVSWTTLMSGYAAAARPRDAMSLLRAMGSSGVRPNAVTFSTAACACARLADAGLGRQVHAQAEVAGCARDAVVATALLDMYGKAGGVEDARAVFDAMAAPARNAVSWGAMLAVYAQNALGNEAIRLFAELRTRGGGGVAPNHFMLATVVSSCAGMARLGIGRCVHGAVLRLGYGNNDVISVALVDMYSKCGCYEYSRKVFDRIEQPSVVTYTSIIVAAAKYGRWRCALTLFDEMVDQGVQPNDVTLLGVMHACSHSGLVDTGLQLLRSMQSKYRVAPCPSHYTSAVDMLGRAGRLEAAFELAKEAQLEGYDALLLWNSLLSACRTHKSLDLATMAGQRVSEFNNQQDVAGGLVVMSNAYVSAGQIDNAAAVRSSMRLRGIRKDPGCSWIEVKDTPYVFYAGAISCAGAWAGEVLMLLDELESKMRGRGYRGRLGSARVSDAHEDDEEEGKGVMVGVHSEILALAFGLLVVPKGMTIRVMKNLRMCSDCHEVFKLISGIVEREFVVRDLNRFHHFKTGSCSCNDYW